In Plasmodium brasilianum strain Bolivian I chromosome 12, whole genome shotgun sequence, the genomic window TCCTCTTGTTAGGGCATTATCTGCGGCATACTGAGGTAATCCATTTTCTCCGACACTTGGAAATGTAGAAGTAGCCTCACAATtatcaaatttaaaaaaagtattatttatCTCATCTTCActattcacaaaaaaaacatggaacaaaaataatacgaATGCATAATTACAAAACAACTTTGCcattcttttcattattatttatattatttttacgcaattaaaataggaaaaaaaaaaaaaaaaaaagtctacACATACACGCGTCCACACAtgtacaaagaaaaaaattagtatgtatgtatttaataggaaaataaaatatttttatacatataaaaataacaaccagagaaaattaaaatttaaatcttAGCGGTGTACCTCTtttaagataataaaaaaaaaaaaaaaaatatatatatatatatatatatatagatatagatatagatatatatgtgtatgcatgCTTATAAATGTGTGCATAGTACGAAACAACTAACGTTGTAGAGGCTTAAAACATCAAGCGTAATtacaagaagaaaaaagtaaaaataaaaaaaaaaagtgtgcACAGTAGAATGGGAATTCCATAACAAATCATacagcataaaaaaaaaaaaaaaaatttttatttgtttgtatttacgtatgtacatatttctgtatacatgtacgtgtatatatacatatattacacATGCGTATAATTCATTgctacatattattttattcgtCTACTTGTGTTTACCTATGTAAgcatattacatttttttctttttctttttctttaaacttttatatatttactctTTGTTTAAATTCGCATTTGCACAGTTTTAAATTCTTCTTGCGCTGCgcgtttttttatttatatgcacaTCTTAAGCGtagaaaaaaacattttgatcttaattaattttttttttttggacacacacgaaaaaaaaaaagaagtatatatacacataaatgtatatgtattcatatgctgaaatgtgtgtgtatacctacatatatatatatatatatatacctgtATGAATTTGCATTTGTATGCTTGGTCTACATAATATGCAATTCTTACAacttaaaaaagaagaaatgcTCCTTTTATGTTAACAATACCctcaaaaatgaatatatgaacaatatagaacagaaaaaaagtagaagAAAAATGCAGGCTTTATTACCATCTCTTATATTAGTTAAACGTTTTACACATTTCTTtcaaagaaaataaaagacaCTTTTAGCGtctactttcttttttttttgtttttatttaatcttattcgaatattacaaattcgtttatattttgttagcGTTTGGCTTTAAGATCCCATAATGTATCAGAAATAGTAAtacgcataaatatatatacatatctcTTTTGTATAACCCTTTTTAATAggcaataaaatattttacaactTAAATAGTAGTCgcagaaaaaattattgttatatttatgaagtaataaaattaaatataatgtcatgtatgaaaataattgttCATATGGTCCCAAAAATTTCGTACAAAATGTCACACAAGACTGAGTATGCGTTACCTGATTAAttagatattaaaaaaaattattttgacaatttctttttctatgtaagtcattcttttattaaatatatatttctttttttaattattataaaaatgaggaaataaaatataaggaaatgaatggaaaagaaaggaaataagccgaaaagaaacaaaataaaaggaaagaaaaagaatggAAAAAACTTATTCATAACTGTGCATCTGGAAGTAAGTTAACTAACACCTTTTCTTTTAATCCtagtttttttcaaaaatacaGGAAACATGGTAGGACTAAACGTATTTCAGTAAAAATGTCCTTAATAACATTGATATAATTAGGAATATATTCAATGATGAAttacttttaaataatatataaagaagaaaGCGATAGAATTATGAAAAGATACTAGTCTTCGCAGTGTTACTTGTGACTACTTGAAAATGTTTAATACTTGTAATTTCACATATCATGGAAGTTATTAATTGTTAACTtctttttatacattatgttacctttttttttttctttattatttttttatatattaatttacttatatatatatatatatatatatattttaaataaatctttttaaaCTCTTAGGTGTAAAAAACTTTCATAGACAAAGAATTCCTACACATTTTGAATTTCAATCAACCTAACATATGGTATGGAAAACGAAATATTTAGTACGGTTTAagcaataataaattatttcactacggaaaaagaaaacataaggttaattaaaatattatttttcctatCTTCAGTTCTAACATATctgtaaaattttatacacataaatttaATGATAGCTACACGTTATACACAATcgatttttatataaaattaaatacatattcactatatatatatctgtatgtgtatatatatacacatatatttacgtatatatatatacatatatatatatatggtataaaattaaaagagtgttatttaattatatatatatatatatatattgaaatttttcatataaacatttgaattttttttttttaaatatatatatttttcattatatatatacatatagtaatatacatattaacaGCTAAATTTTCAAATGGTCCATTTTgttcaaatatttaaaaaatccatttttcataaaataataaaaatataataaaactactattaatattcttCTGCGTAcaatttgtttaaaatttattattttcttactttttattaaaattaaaaaataatggatTATTCGTATAACAGTTTATAATTTTCcgatttttatttaaacaagTAAAAGTTCgcaatattataaaaaaaaaaaaaaggaacatgGGGGCATCAATATGAAtttaccatatatatataaaaaagaaaaaaattcattttaatataatttaaagtaaaaaaaaaaaaagattattttcAGTGAATAAATGTGATTAGTGTAATGtcaaatatagatatatacaaatatatatatatatgtatatatacatgtgcatgtAAAAATCTTATATTACTTTAtcaaagtaaaatattagtAACAAAATTCTTCTTAATATTGTCAAAAAATGGATAAGAACAATCGAACCAtagaataataatgatgataatcaatgcctttttaatttttttaacataatagaataatcaaatttttcttttaattttttctttttttttttaatatttatatggtTATCTTCACCGTAGCACgtatttaatacatatatatatatatatatatatacagatgaacatatagatatatagatatatacatacacagaTATTTAGatagatatatagatagatattaacatatatattaagataGATATTAagatagatatatatgtagatatgCAGAAATagacatacacatatatgtataagtaccCATATATACGCAAActgatatatacatataaacacgTACAGACTTATATTCATAGGTagaaacatttatatatacaaatatatttttccccagtacatgtaatattatattcttcaAATATGTAACAATGGCATCATCTCAAATACGACAGTTTGCCACCTTAATAGATCAATTACCTTGCGAAGCTGATGATTTTAACTTAATGGAGAATTTTGAAGATTACAGTAAATGTTTCGAAGGTTCAATACATGCTAATAACTTGAAAAGCTCAGACTCTTTTTTCTCCTTCAATTCGAATTTAAGTGATTACATAAGCAATATATCTAAAAGTCAGTTGAATATAAAGTGCAGCAAGataaatggtaaaaatatttccaattcgtcaaataaggaaaatgaaaaatctGTTTTAGAAAACACTATTAATTCGAGAAATAAAActaatgaaaaggaaattttaaaaaatttcaatgtgaataatttaattaaaagtgAGTCGAACAAATGCACAAATATCAATCCTATTGCAAATGATactaaagaaatattttttgatgaaaattatataaataaaaaccaAAATCATAGTAATTTCAACTCGTTATTTGTTCACGCTAATGacttaaaaaaagaggagaaAAGCAATTATATCGAACTACTGAATAGTGACACGGAGGGAACCTATTGTAAAtatggaataaataaaagaaaatctttatgtaaaaatagtCGTAGTGAAGTTATTAATCgtaataatgaatatttaacagatattaatttttcaaataataataaaaacaatgaaGATATTTCACTGTACACTTTTAATGATCCttataatgataaaacaTGTGAAGATAACGAAGAAAATATTGTTTACAGATATAGCATAAACATGCTTTCCTCGAAAAATGAAAGTTgtaacaatgaaaaaaatgtggACAAATTTAAGATAGGTTCAAGCGTAAAAAATAAggttgaaaaaattattgtagaCGAGCCATCATACAGCTACAAAAATATTGCTAGTTCAGGTaggaaaagggaaaaaaaaaaaaaaaaaaaaaaaaaaaaatatgtacatcaAAATTGacaatattaaaattgtttatgtgcctcaatatatttttataattaacacTTGTTCTTTTAAGCTATATTACAAAcacatttcattttattattggtatttttagtttttgttttgttacGATTATAAATgcgaataataataaagcaaatgaaattatttttttgttacacGTTTCCTTGATTGTTTTCtgtttgatttatttttgtttactcAATTGAttgttgttcattttttattgttaatttttttgagtaCCTGCttgcatgtacatgtattattTCGTTCTACatgattttatttatatatgaatttatcaattttttttttttttttttttttgttttatggctacttaaaattttgtgTGCACTACAAATTAGTAACAATTTTCAACGAAAGTGCAAATAATTTTCCTGccctgtttttttttttttttcctgtatgtacataaatacaattatatctttttatatttattttgctttaattATGTAGGAGCAGCAATTAAGGAGAATACCCAAAATGTTTTAtacaatgataaaaaaaacgGGAACAATGAACGAAATAGAGAGCACACGAATAACAGTAACTTAAATAATTTCCTTAGGAATAGTAACATAAagaagataaataaaaatgttaatgtaaaaatttcaaataatGACAATTCAACAGTAATTGATTATAaagatttttataatatgctaaaaaaaagtgacgattttaataaaaatatactgcTCTCAAAAAAAGCGAAGGTAATTAAATTGGACTCGAACAAATCGTTAGTTATATTTCCAGTTAATATGAATGAATATggagataaatatattgcaGTAAATCAGAAGGACTTACtagaatatatatcttcATCCATTGAAATTGATAATGAAGATCTTTCTTcgttgaaaataaaaaattatcaaaaagagaaagaacTGCAGAATATAAAAACTGCATATAGTATGCAAACAActaatatacattatttgaTAAACAGGgttatatttaaagaatGTGAATAtgagaatttaaaaaataaaagtctTACATTAGAACAAGAGATAAATAAGTTAATTCAAGAAATTAATTCTCTTATAAGTCAGAATAAAGAAGGATTATTTATGcaaaaagaatttattgattataaatgtaaatgtatattaaaattacaaGAATTACAACCCCTATTaggtaaatattattttgatatttttacatatataacttCTTGTAGAACTTTAGGACAGTTAAGTATATGGATACCTgcatttcaaaaaaaaaatgattcatTAGAAACGATtgcaaataatttaattaaaattttgttaagtGGATTAGGTGCACCTATTAATTCGTGTCCTCAGTATTTTCtgtataacaaaaaattattgaaaaagTCTATATCCATTGAATCTGAAGAAGATAcctttattaataatttagcaaagagaaaaataattgataATTATTtggtaaataatttaaatagcTTCAATACaacaaaggaaaataattctcatttttctaatagtcattcattatcatttaatAGTGAATCTTCTTCTCTCTTGGGAACagaagaattattttttaattcttcaaaATTTCCTTCCATGCATTcagttattttaaaaaattgtaaggATCAAAGTAAAAAggagaaatattttaataaattaaataggTCTAATACAACACCCgagcatttttatataaataatgagtCGTATTGTTATAGTAATGTGTATAGTAATAAGAACAAACAAGATATTTGTGTTACTAATATccaagatgaaaaaaaattagataatGGTACAATGTTacaggaaaaacaaaatattgtTAAGCGGAAGCAAAGTATACCaaatgatgaagaaaaagaaataaaaaaaattagattcAATGGAAAAATGATGAACACAATTAATTTAGAACGggataataatatacttacAACAGACTGAGAGGGAATtgttttaaatgaaataaaaaataaattcagtGAAACACAAAAATCAGACGAAAATTATGGAGATATGAAGGAAGTAGAAATTcttaaagaaaatgaaattttaattgGTAATGAAATAGAAGCAAATGTTTTATACACacaacaaataaataataatattgtgCTGTGTAAGAAGAAGAGTGACTATTCTAGTGAGACGCATATACAGGAATATTGTTCAGAAAAGGACGGATACAAGAATAACAATGCTCCTGAAACATTTAAGAGCGCgaatggaaaaaaggaaataaaagcgaataaggaaaaagaaaataataagttAGATACCATGGGCGATGttatagaaataaaagatgTAATAGAAACGAGTGCAGAGATAGTACATAATGAAAcagaaaatatgtaaaagggatagagaaaaaaaagaaagaaaaaaaaaaggtacaattaatagaaaatatgaagcaggaattatataaaagcaAGGACACATAAAATGATCGAATTGAACTAAGtgataaaaagaaagtgATAGAtttagggaaaaaaaaaaaaaagaaaagcataGAACAAGAATTAGTTAGAAAAAGATGTATAGGAGCATTAGGatttactttaaaaaagaGGTTCTGAAGAAAGAGATACAGAAATacattttgaaataaaatgtattaaacGAAGACAAAATGAAGAGTggacaaataataaattggtaattaaaaatagtaataaatcCTATGATATGAACAACCAAATATGTATTAGAACAGAGATATACAATatagaagaagaagagggtgaaaatataaaaacaaaatttatgaaatgaaaaaagctTCAAAAGGACAATGTAGAAGGATGGAgtgtatattcattttttcaaggaagaaaaaaaaaaagagttatttgtaaggtatatatatattatatatatatatatatgtaaatttttaaattaaaaatttataaataaaattgctatttttttttttttttacaaatgtgGTTACTATATGAAGTTACTTTATTGTGATGTGTTATTTGTTTTAGTaaatgcagaaaaaaaaaaaaatgtgttacTATATTATTGATAGAATAAATGgcaatgtaaaaaaaagatagtTAACAAGGTAACTACTaagtgaaataattttttttatataaataaaagagtCATAATAGGgaaatattcattatataatgatGCCTAAGgataaagataataaaagGAGATATATCAAGGGGaatgttaagaaaaaaaaaatatataaaaaaaaatataaaaaaaaaacatgaaatGTAAGTTATTAAACTTAAAGTTCCTATTCTGTGTATAGTGCAATTCCGTACAGGGTAGCGATTTACTTTTGTGTTAGATATTTTTATGtgaataaataacaaaaacatGCAGTTGTATTTTTACAcgttatattaatattaaataaatgttttatattttttgtttcatttaaaagctatacatatgtacatatgcatatatttcttatacaTGCACATTCATGTCTATATTCTCAAACTTcaatattacataatatttgGACTGGCAATTAAAACAGCTGAATactgatttattttttttgcacacTTCCGTTTTTAagtatgataataatttttttcattgatTTTTGTTCAActacaaaagaaaaatacaaagaaaaaaaaaaaaaaaaatgttgaaaagtttgtaatatttattaagctcataaaaattcttcaaatattttttatttgtttcaaGATGTTAagtattattcatataaaatgttaaagGGGAAAAGGATCTATTTTGTGTTTACTCCTTTTagtgaaatattaaaaaggaagTTACACCAAGAATCTTTCCGTATTATTCtgattttgttaaaaatttgcacatatatatatatatatatatatatatatgtgtatacgtgAATGTGTAAATAGAGGATAAACAAGGCGCCAGTGACaagaatgttttttttttttttttttccccacaggtttaatattttaagtaaaCTATACTTTTGTCATATTTAGATACCGAAAGTATGTAGCTTAAACGCGCAAATTCATATTAATACTTTGTTCTgataaatatgaacatgttGTTATTCTTTTCAGTGGAAGTTAAACGAGCACGTATCACTTGCGAAAACTTCGCAATATTACCTTTTTGTCATATTATGTTGAAGTTCTCTTAAAGCCTAATAAAACAAATCTCCAAAAACATGTGTGTTACGTACGTTACTCGTGTTACTAATGTTACTCTATTTTATTCAATTTGTCCAGATTTACTTTTTGttgtatttaaaattttttttttctcttttcatcttcttttttaaacatattataacGATTGtgcaataataaaaaaaaaagttgttCAGATTATTTCTAGAAAATACATTTGTTTTTCATAATTGTAAATACGTATGATTACCCATGCATACAAACTTGAGCATGCATATTttcaagttttttttttttttttttttttttttttcctgaacattattatattcgCTATGTcttgttcattttatattttacattttatattttagaagtaacacaataaatatatatatatatttttttttgtccttcAGTATGTTTGTTTCCCTccaataaaaacatattatatacatatatataagtacgtATGAAGCATGTGTATGCATAATTTCAAGCTTTAATAATACTTTAATTCTGGAGCGATCATAAGAGGGGAAATTTACTCTGCATGCATTTGCCTTTATTGCATCTATTTTGTGTGCTCTTATGTGTgctattgtatatatatggcatgtatataattacatatgtTACATTTGCATTATATGTCCATTACTCCACATGTTATATTTCGAATACCTATGGTAACATGAATAATACGCACATTGAACGATAGCCTTTGCATAATTTATGTCTTAATGCTGAAAATTTTTCACTTTAAGAATTCTGCATTTTTTtgagaataaaataaaatctatttaaataaatatgtgtacacagttaaatgtatacatgtatgtacgaACCATTTAAATGCAATGGCAATAATTTTATCGTTTTTTTAATCTTAACCAAAATTTACCCCTTTGAGGCTTTCTACACCAAAGTTATTTGAGTGGTCATTTGATTGATCAACTTGTGTATAGGCATAAACGTATTCAATTCACATTCTCATGtactttttacaaaattaagtaaataaataaataaatatatatatatatatatataattggagaggtatttttaatatttatacctAAAAGGGTTAAGTGGGTTTCATGCTAACGATAGTACAGTAACGGATAAGGAGCAATTGTGCGaatggaaatatatatatacgaatgtatgtatacagaAGTATACCAAAACAGGTGTAGTGTAAACATAAGAATAGGGGGCGGAAGAGTCtttcatttgtttgtttaGGCTACGTTGTTTAACATTTTGCATGGTGTGTAATAGTTATTTTACTTTACATTCATTTTTACAACAAAAGTTCACGTAAGCGAAGATTACAAAAGTGTGGTAGTTATTCGCAATGCCCATGTGAAGGCATTAAACTGccaacatatattttttaaaatagaataaaagtCTATTTTGAGGGTGTGTAGCATTAGAAAAGTTAACACTACTGACAATACTAACAGTACTCACACTACTGACAATACTAACAACACTCATAACACTCACACTGCTCACCCCCTTGACAAGCGTAAATGAGAACGATATCTGTGGGTTTCACAATTTACGAAGCGCAGAAGCTAGAAGTGGACGACAAAACTTTGCTGGACCCTTTAGTAGTTGTCCGTTGTTGTAACAAAGAATATgtaacaaagaaaaaaaaaaaaaaatacaatgcCGTAAATTGGGAGGAGAGTCACATATGGGATAGAATAATATTGTCTGAAATTGAATGGAATGTAGCAAAAATTGAATTTGAAATTCAAAgtgcaaatatatttttgagaAACGATATAATTGGTGTAATTTCATTTGAgcttaaattaattaaaaataaaaaaaatcatgaAATATATGGAACATAtcctatattatataaaaatggaacCGAGATAAGAGGTCAGCTAAGATTAAAAGTGATAGTATGTGATGAAAAAGagtatataacaaataatgaaatattcaaTGATTTAACACAAGGggataataaatacaataacaTATCAGAGAATGATGAAGATTTTTATACAGATTTAACAAAAGCTGTTGTAGAAGagaataatattacattaagAGATAATACAAGTACtagattttattatttatatgttaacatacataaaatagaagatatatatgtagatataaacaaaaagaaatatagagatttatatattacttgtGACTTTAATGGGTGCCATTTAAAATCAAGTCAAGGTAGAAATTGTACTAACTATACATTTAAcgaatgttttaaaataccTATTGCAACTCCAATTTTAGAAGATTCTATAGTGATCAAGATATGGGATTggaattttttaacaaatgaTGAATTACTAGCTATTGGtgttttatcatttaatcaaataaaaaacaaatcaaTTAGTCCTACATGGTTAAATTTATATGGGTTTCATaaagatgaaataaatttagaGAATATTTCAAGTTACGAATTATGTAATGATTTTAGTTTATCACTTGAGGGAAATTACTATCTAGGAAGAATATGTATTAGTTCATATGTTGAacgtataaataattttgataatttaaatattgcCATGACACAATGTTGTTTAGTGGATGAAGACCCTTTATACATTCCAATTACACTACTATGTGATGTTTATTTAGTTACTGGTATATTGGCTCAAAACATATATGTTCAGTTGTCTTGTGGTCCCTATTACAAAAATACTGATTATGTTACGTCTAGCAAGATAGAACATTTGTCAAGTGGAAGAAAAGTTAAACCTGTCAAAAGTATTAAGTATAATAGAAATGTAAATCTTAAAAGTTATCCAAAAGAAGGAAGAGATTTTTTCCATTCTCTCAATTTTGATAACCTCTTAAATCTGGACAACTTTTTCAATGAAGTcacagaaaaacaaaaaattattgaaaataatgaaaataccgaat contains:
- a CDS encoding hypothetical protein (conserved Plasmodium protein): MASSQIRQFATLIDQLPCEADDFNLMENFEDYSKCFEGSIHANNLKSSDSFFSFNSNLSDYISNISKSQLNIKCSKINGKNISNSSNKENEKSVLENTINSRNKTNEKEILKNFNVNNLIKSESNKCTNINPIANDTKEIFFDENYINKNQNHSNFNSLFVHANDLKKEEKSNYIELLNSDTEGTYCKYGINKRKSLCKNSRSEVINRNNEYLTDINFSNNNKNNEDISLYTFNDPYNDKTCEDNEENIVYRYSINMLSSKNESCNNEKNVDKFKIGSSVKNKVEKIIVDEPSYSYKNIASSGAAIKENTQNVLYNDKKNGNNERNREHTNNSNLNNFLRNSNIKKINKNVNVKISNNDNSTVIDYKDFYNMLKKSDDFNKNILLSKKAKVIKLDSNKSLVIFPVNMNEYGDKYIAVNQKDLLEYISSSIEIDNEDLSSLKIKNYQKEKELQNIKTAYSMQTTNIHYLINRVIFKECEYENLKNKSLTLEQEINKLIQEINSLISQNKEGLFMQKEFIDYKCKCILKLQELQPLLGKYYFDIFTYITSCRTLGQLSIWIPAFQKKNDSLETIANNLIKILLSGLGAPINSCPQYFLYNKKLLKKSISIESEEDTFINNLAKRKIIDNYLVNNLNSFNTTKENNSHFSNSHSLSFNSESSSLLGTEELFFNSSKFPSMHSVILKNCKDQSKKEKYFNKLNRSNTTPEHFYINNESYCYSNVYSNKNKQDICVTNIQDEKKLDNGTMLQEKQNIVKRKQSIPNDEEKEIKKIRFNGKMMNTINLERDNNILTTD
- a CDS encoding hypothetical protein (conserved Plasmodium protein), whose amino-acid sequence is MKEVEILKENEILIGNEIEANVLYTQQINNNIVLCKKKSDYSSETHIQEYCSEKDGYKNNNAPETFKSANGKKEIKANKEKENNKLDTMGDVIEIKDVIETSAEIVHNETENIGSEERDTEIHFEIKCIKRRQNEEWTNNKLVIKNSNKSYDMNNQICIRTEIYNIEEEEGENIKTKFMK